A genomic window from Pyxicephalus adspersus chromosome 2, UCB_Pads_2.0, whole genome shotgun sequence includes:
- the RLIG1 gene encoding RNA ligase 1 isoform X2, translated as MAVMQQAGAVQQKIPCVFLTEVKDEPSSKRKHQMFKVVATETINPLALNADIHNALPTEKVDGTCCYVANHKGCPYLWARFDRKPTKQADKKFKKHVFSKGSSKAKGVKRVEGKPYPDENGHIPGWVPVENSNKQYCWHSCAVNYTLGVAIVLRPRLDDPDSLEICLVHLSDLFEQTLELIGTNINGNPYGIGNKKNPIHLLVPHGAFLIRNLPALNPNSLISWFNHCQEGKVEGIVWHCKDGSLIKLHRHHLGLSWPLKDTHLNSKPVSIRVNLCEYEEASNSLLPQFSKLDSLHYDSLKDVLLD; from the exons ATGGCAGTGATGCAGCAAGCAGGAGCTGTACAGCAGAAGATCCCATGTGTGTTCCTCACTGAGGTGAAGGATGAGCCCTCCTCCAAGCGGAAACATCAG ATGTTTAAAGTGGTGGCTACGGAAACTATCAATCCATTGGCACTGAATGCAGATATCCATAATGCACTGCCTACAGAGAAAGTCGATGGTACATGCTGCTATGTAGCTAATCACAAAG GTTGCCCATATTTGTGGGCTCGTTTTGATAGGAAGCCAACAAAGCAAGCGGATAAGAAGTTTAAAAAACACGTTTTTTCAAAAGGAAGCTCCAAAG CAAAAGGTGTGAAAAGGGTGGAAGGAAAACCATATCCTGATGAGAATGGCCATATACCAG gttgggtCCCTGTGGAGAACAGCAATAAGCAGTACTGCTGGCATTCCTGTGCAGTGAATTACACATTAGGTGTTGCTATAGTACTAAGGCCACGGTTGGACGATCCTGACTCATTAGAGATCTGTCTTGTTCACTTGTCGGATCTTTTTGAGCAAACTCTGGAACTTATAGGAACCAATATAAATGGAAACCCATATG GCATTGGCAATAAAAAGAATCCAATTCATCTCCTTGTCCCTCATGGCGCATTTCTCATTAGGAATCTTCCAGCTCTGAATCCTAATAGTCTCATATCCTGGTTTAACCATTGTCAGGAGGGGAAGGTTGAAGGAATTGTGTGGCACTGCAAAGATGGATCTTTAATAAAG CTTCATCGCCATCATCTTGGATTATCCTGGCCACTTAAGGATACACACCTGAACTCAAAGCCAGTTTCCATCAGAGTGAATCTATGTGAATATGAGGAGGCTTCCAACAGTTTATTACCACAATTTTCAAAATTAGATTCTCTGCATTATGACAGCTTAAAAGATGTTTTATTGGACTAA
- the RLIG1 gene encoding RNA ligase 1 isoform X1: MAVMQQAGAVQQKIPCVFLTEVKDEPSSKRKHQMFKVVATETINPLALNADIHNALPTEKVDGTCCYVANHKGCPYLWARFDRKPTKQADKKFKKHVFSKGSSKEFIWNVDEDFRPVPDFWIPAKGVKRVEGKPYPDENGHIPGWVPVENSNKQYCWHSCAVNYTLGVAIVLRPRLDDPDSLEICLVHLSDLFEQTLELIGTNINGNPYGIGNKKNPIHLLVPHGAFLIRNLPALNPNSLISWFNHCQEGKVEGIVWHCKDGSLIKLHRHHLGLSWPLKDTHLNSKPVSIRVNLCEYEEASNSLLPQFSKLDSLHYDSLKDVLLD; encoded by the exons ATGGCAGTGATGCAGCAAGCAGGAGCTGTACAGCAGAAGATCCCATGTGTGTTCCTCACTGAGGTGAAGGATGAGCCCTCCTCCAAGCGGAAACATCAG ATGTTTAAAGTGGTGGCTACGGAAACTATCAATCCATTGGCACTGAATGCAGATATCCATAATGCACTGCCTACAGAGAAAGTCGATGGTACATGCTGCTATGTAGCTAATCACAAAG GTTGCCCATATTTGTGGGCTCGTTTTGATAGGAAGCCAACAAAGCAAGCGGATAAGAAGTTTAAAAAACACGTTTTTTCAAAAGGAAGCTCCAAAG AATTCATTTGGAATGTTGATGAAGATTTTAGACCTGTCCCTGATTTCTGGATTCCAGCAAAAGGTGTGAAAAGGGTGGAAGGAAAACCATATCCTGATGAGAATGGCCATATACCAG gttgggtCCCTGTGGAGAACAGCAATAAGCAGTACTGCTGGCATTCCTGTGCAGTGAATTACACATTAGGTGTTGCTATAGTACTAAGGCCACGGTTGGACGATCCTGACTCATTAGAGATCTGTCTTGTTCACTTGTCGGATCTTTTTGAGCAAACTCTGGAACTTATAGGAACCAATATAAATGGAAACCCATATG GCATTGGCAATAAAAAGAATCCAATTCATCTCCTTGTCCCTCATGGCGCATTTCTCATTAGGAATCTTCCAGCTCTGAATCCTAATAGTCTCATATCCTGGTTTAACCATTGTCAGGAGGGGAAGGTTGAAGGAATTGTGTGGCACTGCAAAGATGGATCTTTAATAAAG CTTCATCGCCATCATCTTGGATTATCCTGGCCACTTAAGGATACACACCTGAACTCAAAGCCAGTTTCCATCAGAGTGAATCTATGTGAATATGAGGAGGCTTCCAACAGTTTATTACCACAATTTTCAAAATTAGATTCTCTGCATTATGACAGCTTAAAAGATGTTTTATTGGACTAA
- the RLIG1 gene encoding RNA ligase 1 isoform X3, with protein MFKVVATETINPLALNADIHNALPTEKVDGTCCYVANHKGCPYLWARFDRKPTKQADKKFKKHVFSKGSSKEFIWNVDEDFRPVPDFWIPAKGVKRVEGKPYPDENGHIPGWVPVENSNKQYCWHSCAVNYTLGVAIVLRPRLDDPDSLEICLVHLSDLFEQTLELIGTNINGNPYGIGNKKNPIHLLVPHGAFLIRNLPALNPNSLISWFNHCQEGKVEGIVWHCKDGSLIKLHRHHLGLSWPLKDTHLNSKPVSIRVNLCEYEEASNSLLPQFSKLDSLHYDSLKDVLLD; from the exons ATGTTTAAAGTGGTGGCTACGGAAACTATCAATCCATTGGCACTGAATGCAGATATCCATAATGCACTGCCTACAGAGAAAGTCGATGGTACATGCTGCTATGTAGCTAATCACAAAG GTTGCCCATATTTGTGGGCTCGTTTTGATAGGAAGCCAACAAAGCAAGCGGATAAGAAGTTTAAAAAACACGTTTTTTCAAAAGGAAGCTCCAAAG AATTCATTTGGAATGTTGATGAAGATTTTAGACCTGTCCCTGATTTCTGGATTCCAGCAAAAGGTGTGAAAAGGGTGGAAGGAAAACCATATCCTGATGAGAATGGCCATATACCAG gttgggtCCCTGTGGAGAACAGCAATAAGCAGTACTGCTGGCATTCCTGTGCAGTGAATTACACATTAGGTGTTGCTATAGTACTAAGGCCACGGTTGGACGATCCTGACTCATTAGAGATCTGTCTTGTTCACTTGTCGGATCTTTTTGAGCAAACTCTGGAACTTATAGGAACCAATATAAATGGAAACCCATATG GCATTGGCAATAAAAAGAATCCAATTCATCTCCTTGTCCCTCATGGCGCATTTCTCATTAGGAATCTTCCAGCTCTGAATCCTAATAGTCTCATATCCTGGTTTAACCATTGTCAGGAGGGGAAGGTTGAAGGAATTGTGTGGCACTGCAAAGATGGATCTTTAATAAAG CTTCATCGCCATCATCTTGGATTATCCTGGCCACTTAAGGATACACACCTGAACTCAAAGCCAGTTTCCATCAGAGTGAATCTATGTGAATATGAGGAGGCTTCCAACAGTTTATTACCACAATTTTCAAAATTAGATTCTCTGCATTATGACAGCTTAAAAGATGTTTTATTGGACTAA